One window of Macrococcus sp. 19Msa1099 genomic DNA carries:
- a CDS encoding hydratase, translated as MSSNQYVEPLFDAYQQRKVLEEHIVPETMSLATAYDVQHEVLKLKEQTETLKGYKVSLTSEETQRMFNSDSPLYGAMTDKTILSERVALGEFNEGLLELELVFIVKETLEQGDSVSDIMRKCVIAPGIELPDARYTNWFPNMSVAEIVTDSAVSGAVVFGEGKVCSYDDIKDIKGTLYLNDEVIAEGRSSEVLGHPVESVKWLVEAIAEYDRKLTPGMFVSSGTFILPKRLEKGIYKAVYETVGEVKIEVQ; from the coding sequence ATGAGTAGCAATCAATATGTTGAACCATTGTTTGATGCATATCAGCAAAGAAAGGTGCTAGAAGAACATATTGTTCCTGAAACGATGTCTCTAGCAACAGCATATGATGTACAGCATGAGGTTTTGAAATTAAAAGAGCAAACAGAAACGTTAAAAGGCTATAAAGTTTCTCTTACGAGCGAAGAGACACAGCGTATGTTTAATAGTGATAGTCCATTATATGGTGCGATGACAGATAAAACGATATTATCGGAACGTGTCGCTCTAGGTGAATTCAATGAAGGATTACTAGAACTTGAACTCGTGTTTATTGTGAAAGAAACATTAGAGCAAGGAGATAGTGTATCTGATATCATGAGGAAATGTGTTATAGCACCAGGAATTGAACTTCCGGATGCGCGTTATACGAATTGGTTTCCAAATATGAGCGTAGCCGAAATTGTTACTGATAGCGCCGTGAGCGGAGCCGTTGTCTTTGGTGAAGGTAAGGTTTGCAGTTATGATGACATTAAAGATATAAAAGGAACACTATATTTAAATGATGAAGTGATTGCTGAAGGGCGTTCGTCTGAAGTATTAGGACATCCAGTAGAAAGTGTGAAATGGCTCGTTGAAGCGATTGCTGAATACGACAGAAAACTTACACCAGGAATGTTTGTCTCATCTGGAACATTTATTTTGCCAAAGCGTCTTGAAAAAGGGATTTATAAAGCGGTCTATGAGACAGTAGGCGAAGTAAAGATAGAAGTCCAATAA
- a CDS encoding ABC transporter substrate-binding protein yields the protein MKRIIILLITLCVLTGCNGQTNKVKEERIISLMPSNTEILYALGMEEEMVGVSTVDDYPKEVKNLEKFDAMQLNYEALLKAKPTIIFAHESMTSQEKVLKRLSDKGITVVTVKDAQNFDEMYTSIDQIGKAIHKEKEANQLEAKIKEDIKQVIAEYHNKLADKKVLVEVSPAPEIYTGGKGTLFDDMIHQLGSVNVFHDINGWQPVNSEAIIKRNPDVIIATSDLSDEAYKASVEKRGGFSNVNAVKHGAVYTIHEDEISRPGPRIAQGLKELAETIQDAQ from the coding sequence ATGAAAAGAATAATTATTCTATTGATAACTTTATGCGTATTAACGGGATGCAACGGACAAACAAACAAAGTAAAGGAAGAACGTATTATTTCATTGATGCCGAGTAATACTGAGATCCTTTATGCACTGGGTATGGAAGAAGAAATGGTCGGTGTGTCAACCGTTGACGACTATCCCAAAGAAGTTAAAAACCTTGAAAAATTTGATGCGATGCAGTTGAACTACGAGGCGTTGTTAAAAGCAAAACCGACGATAATCTTTGCACATGAATCGATGACCTCTCAAGAAAAGGTCTTAAAGCGTCTAAGTGATAAAGGAATTACGGTGGTAACGGTAAAAGATGCTCAAAACTTCGATGAAATGTATACCAGTATCGATCAGATCGGTAAAGCTATACATAAAGAAAAAGAAGCGAATCAACTTGAAGCGAAAATTAAAGAAGATATAAAACAAGTGATTGCTGAGTATCACAACAAACTGGCTGATAAAAAGGTATTAGTAGAAGTGTCTCCGGCGCCTGAGATTTATACAGGTGGTAAAGGGACGTTGTTCGATGACATGATTCACCAGCTCGGTAGTGTCAATGTCTTCCATGATATCAATGGATGGCAGCCAGTAAATTCAGAGGCCATTATTAAACGGAATCCTGATGTCATCATTGCAACAAGTGACTTATCGGATGAAGCATATAAAGCTTCAGTAGAAAAACGTGGGGGATTCAGCAATGTGAATGCAGTGAAGCATGGTGCTGTATACACGATCCATGAGGATGAAATTTCAAGGCCGGGTCCACGTATCGCACAAGGATTAAAAGAACTTGCTGAAACGATACAAGATGCACAATAA
- the argS gene encoding arginine--tRNA ligase — translation MNIVQKQKETLIEEIKQAILKAELVTEVPEIKIENPKDTKNGDYATNIAMVLTKLAKRNPREIAQAIVDNLDVQKADVSKIDIAGPGFINFYMDNAYLTGIITEALTKKEDFGKGEPKDERILVEYVSANPTGSLHIGHARNAAVGDTLCNVLSAAGYDVLREYYINDAGKQIENLAYSIEARFLQALGEDKALPADGYHGKDIIEIGKDLAEKHPEYKDVEEAERIKAFRKLGLDYEMEKLKKDLTEFNVHFDNWFSETSLYENKEIDKALEQMRQHGYIFEEDGATWLRTTEFGDDKDRVLIKKDGSYTYFLPDIAYHYDKIERGYDTLINLFGADHHGYINRLKASLETFGVDSKRLEIQVMQMVRLLQDGQEVKMSKRTGNAITLRDIMDEVGIDAARYFLTMRSPDSHFDFDMELAKSESSDNPVYYAQYAHARICSMLRQAKETGITPSRDANYALITNEKAFELLKRVADFESVIEQAAEHRAPHRITNYIQDLAAHFHKFYNAEKVLTDDIEKSSAHVAMIEAVRITLQNALTLVGVSSPEKM, via the coding sequence ATGAATATCGTACAAAAGCAGAAGGAAACGTTAATTGAAGAAATAAAGCAAGCCATATTAAAAGCGGAACTTGTAACAGAAGTGCCTGAAATAAAAATTGAAAATCCAAAAGATACAAAAAACGGAGACTACGCAACAAATATTGCGATGGTATTAACAAAACTCGCAAAGCGTAATCCAAGAGAGATTGCACAAGCCATTGTCGACAACTTAGATGTTCAAAAAGCAGACGTATCAAAGATCGATATTGCAGGGCCTGGATTTATTAACTTCTACATGGATAATGCGTATTTAACAGGAATTATTACAGAAGCATTAACGAAAAAAGAAGATTTTGGAAAAGGTGAGCCGAAGGATGAACGCATCTTAGTGGAATATGTATCTGCGAATCCTACAGGTAGCCTCCACATCGGACATGCGCGTAACGCAGCTGTAGGAGATACGTTATGTAATGTGTTATCTGCTGCAGGATATGATGTGTTACGTGAATACTACATTAACGATGCTGGAAAGCAAATTGAAAACTTAGCATACTCAATTGAAGCTAGATTTTTACAAGCGTTAGGTGAAGATAAAGCGTTACCGGCTGACGGTTATCATGGTAAAGATATTATCGAAATCGGTAAAGATCTAGCAGAGAAGCATCCTGAATATAAAGATGTTGAGGAAGCTGAACGTATTAAAGCATTCCGTAAACTTGGATTAGATTACGAAATGGAGAAGTTAAAGAAAGATTTAACGGAATTTAATGTACATTTCGATAACTGGTTCAGTGAAACATCGTTGTATGAGAATAAAGAAATCGATAAAGCGTTAGAACAGATGAGACAACACGGTTATATCTTTGAAGAAGACGGTGCAACTTGGTTACGTACGACGGAGTTCGGCGATGACAAAGATCGTGTACTGATTAAGAAAGATGGTTCTTATACGTACTTCTTACCGGACATCGCCTATCACTATGATAAGATTGAACGAGGCTATGATACGTTAATTAATTTATTCGGTGCGGATCACCATGGTTATATTAATCGATTAAAAGCATCACTTGAAACATTTGGTGTTGATTCAAAACGTCTTGAAATTCAAGTCATGCAGATGGTACGTCTATTACAAGATGGCCAGGAAGTGAAGATGAGTAAACGTACAGGGAATGCAATTACCCTTCGTGATATTATGGACGAAGTGGGAATTGATGCAGCACGTTATTTCTTAACGATGAGAAGTCCAGACTCACACTTTGATTTCGACATGGAACTTGCGAAAAGTGAATCTAGTGACAATCCAGTTTACTATGCACAATATGCACATGCGAGAATATGCTCGATGTTACGTCAGGCGAAAGAAACGGGTATCACACCAAGTCGAGACGCGAACTATGCTTTAATTACAAATGAAAAAGCATTTGAATTATTAAAGCGTGTCGCAGACTTTGAAAGTGTTATTGAGCAAGCTGCAGAACACCGTGCACCACACCGCATTACAAATTATATACAGGATCTTGCAGCACATTTCCATAAGTTCTATAATGCTGAAAAAGTATTAACAGATGATATCGAAAAATCAAGTGCACATGTAGCAATGATTGAAGCAGTTAGAATTACATTACAGAATGCATTGACATTAGTGGGTGTGTCTAGTCCAGAGAAGATGTAA
- a CDS encoding HD domain-containing protein yields the protein MSYQFKKMPEEKVFKDPVHRYIHVRDQIIWDLIKTKEFQRLRRIKQLGTLYLAFHSAEHSRFNHSLGVYEIVRRMIDEIFMGRSAWNEEDRPLALCAALLHDLGHGPFSHCFEKIFDTDHEAYTQKIILGPTEVNEVLSRVHSDFPKEVADVINKTHANKLVISMISSQIDADRMDYLQRDAYYTGVSYGSFDMERVLRLMRPTEDEVVIKESGMHAVEDYLMSRYQMYWQVYFHPVSRGGEVLLNRVFKRAKLLYDEGYKFKEPPKYLVPFFNSKDVDVTHYLKLDEMVINYYLQEWIDEEDAILSDLSRRFVNRDLFKYLPFDGSQITIAELTDLFEKAGIDSEYYLVFDAFSDLPYDYNRPGINKRKPIHLLTRNNKIKEISTQSVIINSITGLDRKDYKLYYPKELILNIRDPELKGSIINLLNELN from the coding sequence ATGAGCTACCAGTTTAAGAAAATGCCTGAAGAAAAAGTTTTTAAAGATCCCGTACATCGCTACATACATGTCCGCGATCAGATTATCTGGGATTTAATTAAAACAAAAGAATTTCAGAGATTGCGTCGCATAAAGCAGCTTGGAACGCTCTATCTGGCATTTCATTCTGCGGAGCATTCTCGCTTTAATCATTCATTAGGTGTCTATGAAATTGTACGTCGCATGATTGATGAAATCTTTATGGGACGCTCTGCATGGAATGAGGAAGATCGTCCGTTAGCACTGTGTGCTGCATTACTGCATGATTTAGGACATGGACCATTCTCACATTGCTTTGAGAAAATATTCGACACTGATCATGAAGCGTATACGCAAAAAATCATTCTTGGACCTACTGAAGTCAATGAAGTGTTATCTAGAGTGCATTCTGACTTCCCTAAAGAAGTGGCGGATGTAATTAATAAGACACATGCAAATAAGCTTGTCATATCTATGATTTCATCTCAAATTGATGCAGATAGGATGGATTACCTTCAGCGCGATGCATATTATACAGGGGTAAGCTATGGTAGTTTCGATATGGAACGTGTGTTAAGGCTGATGCGTCCGACAGAAGATGAAGTTGTGATTAAAGAAAGTGGTATGCACGCTGTAGAAGATTATTTGATGAGCCGTTACCAGATGTACTGGCAGGTCTACTTTCATCCGGTAAGTCGAGGTGGAGAAGTACTACTTAATCGCGTTTTTAAGCGTGCCAAGCTACTGTATGACGAAGGATATAAGTTTAAAGAGCCGCCAAAATATTTAGTACCGTTCTTTAACTCGAAGGATGTTGATGTTACACATTATTTGAAGTTAGATGAGATGGTGATTAACTATTATCTTCAGGAGTGGATTGATGAAGAAGATGCGATACTGAGTGATTTGTCTCGCCGTTTTGTTAATCGTGATCTCTTTAAGTACTTACCATTTGACGGTAGCCAGATTACCATTGCAGAGCTGACTGATTTGTTTGAAAAAGCAGGAATTGACTCTGAATACTATTTAGTATTTGATGCTTTCAGTGACTTACCCTATGATTACAACCGACCAGGCATTAATAAACGAAAACCAATCCATCTGCTAACACGCAATAACAAAATTAAGGAAATCAGTACGCAATCTGTTATTATTAATAGTATTACCGGGTTAGATAGAAAGGATTATAAGCTTTATTATCCGAAAGAGCTTATACTTAATATTCGAGATCCAGAATTAAAAGGATCCATTATTAACTTACTCAATGAATTAAATTAG
- a CDS encoding iron ABC transporter permease has product MHNKHLFCIILCIICGHLFFDNGWLDLTDPLNRSILLEVRIPRVIMGIVAGTVLSLSGLTFQIILRNNLADSFSLGIASGASLGSAFGVITGLSLVMIAVSGIVMSLITLLVVILLSMMIKVSHQSVWVVLTGMFINLFCSSVLYMLILFVPDKTRDIMNYLFGTLDNVSLNEVIIVLPISIIGILLLYYYHKPLELLSLGQEHAHVLGLEATRFMYLLLTIASITTAILISFTGIIGFVGMVIPPFVRFFMRGNFLSKMHTTALLGTILILLGDFLGKVIVPPVQIPVSIMMCLIGLPLLFITTVKQMRISRD; this is encoded by the coding sequence ATGCACAATAAACATTTGTTTTGTATCATATTATGCATCATTTGTGGTCATTTGTTCTTTGATAATGGATGGCTAGATTTAACGGATCCACTTAATCGGTCTATATTATTGGAAGTACGAATCCCGCGTGTCATTATGGGAATTGTTGCAGGTACTGTTTTGTCGTTAAGTGGTTTAACTTTTCAGATTATATTAAGGAATAATCTTGCGGACAGCTTTTCCCTTGGTATTGCAAGTGGTGCCAGTCTTGGTAGTGCATTTGGTGTAATTACAGGACTGTCGCTTGTGATGATTGCGGTCAGTGGAATCGTGATGAGTTTAATCACGTTGCTCGTTGTAATACTGCTTAGCATGATGATTAAAGTAAGTCATCAGTCGGTATGGGTTGTGCTAACTGGAATGTTCATTAATTTGTTCTGTTCTAGTGTACTGTATATGCTTATACTTTTTGTTCCTGATAAAACTAGGGATATTATGAATTATCTTTTTGGCACTCTTGATAATGTATCTTTGAATGAAGTGATCATTGTACTCCCTATCAGTATCATAGGAATACTATTACTTTATTATTACCATAAACCGTTAGAATTATTGTCACTAGGGCAGGAGCATGCACATGTATTAGGATTAGAAGCCACGCGTTTTATGTATTTATTATTAACGATTGCAAGTATTACAACAGCAATTTTGATTAGTTTCACAGGTATTATTGGATTCGTCGGAATGGTTATTCCACCATTTGTGCGTTTCTTTATGCGTGGAAATTTCTTAAGTAAAATGCATACGACAGCCTTACTTGGCACTATACTTATATTACTTGGAGATTTCCTGGGAAAAGTTATCGTGCCTCCTGTACAAATTCCAGTGAGTATTATGATGTGTCTCATTGGATTGCCTTTATTATTCATTACTACAGTCAAACAAATGAGGATATCTCGAGATTAA
- a CDS encoding NUDIX hydrolase, whose translation MWTKRKLIGKQDYKVFKVMTTQFSYYSNTAEFYQIEAPHWINIIARCKDDIIMIHQYRIGIEDYSLELPGGIIEEQDIITAGMRELEEETGYTGTPEIIGTMHPNPALFTNHLYTLYVKDAYYIATNKLETFEDITVYHVPLSEIHRKIAHGEITNALTLASLMQLISRYPHLFDCSNE comes from the coding sequence ATGTGGACAAAAAGAAAATTAATTGGAAAGCAAGATTATAAGGTCTTTAAAGTCATGACCACTCAATTTAGCTATTACTCAAATACTGCTGAATTCTATCAAATTGAGGCACCACATTGGATTAATATTATCGCACGATGTAAAGATGATATCATTATGATTCATCAGTATAGAATCGGTATCGAAGATTACAGTTTAGAGTTACCCGGAGGAATTATAGAAGAACAAGATATTATCACAGCCGGAATGCGCGAGCTTGAAGAAGAAACAGGTTATACAGGTACGCCTGAAATTATTGGCACGATGCACCCTAATCCAGCACTTTTTACAAATCATCTCTATACGTTATATGTGAAGGATGCATATTATATAGCGACAAATAAGCTAGAAACATTTGAAGATATCACTGTATATCATGTGCCCTTATCAGAAATACACAGAAAAATAGCGCATGGTGAAATTACCAATGCGCTGACACTTGCGAGTTTAATGCAATTAATCTCGAGATATCCTCATTTGTTTGACTGTAGTAATGAATAA
- a CDS encoding HAD family hydrolase produces MVKAIIFDMESVLLDRKLSLERFLDAQYEYYRTYFIEVQKQDFINYFITYDKEGAVPVKRVYQAVIDKLGITYIETRELMQDYTLNFPKFASETNNMKETVTRLQNRGYKIGVIATGEYEHERYIIDVLGIENYITHTIITEENTIGETQLIEMCRSLDTRPQDTLFVTGDEIVDAVGTGIRLINTKEMKTHTMIEILNILDEETIT; encoded by the coding sequence ATGGTTAAGGCTATAATATTTGATATGGAATCAGTATTGTTAGATAGGAAGTTATCACTTGAGCGTTTTTTAGATGCACAGTATGAATATTACAGAACTTACTTTATTGAAGTGCAAAAGCAGGATTTTATCAACTACTTTATAACATATGATAAAGAAGGTGCAGTTCCGGTTAAGCGTGTGTATCAGGCTGTTATTGATAAGCTTGGTATTACATACATTGAAACACGTGAGCTTATGCAGGATTATACGTTAAATTTCCCTAAATTCGCTTCAGAAACTAATAATATGAAAGAAACCGTGACCAGACTGCAAAATAGAGGTTATAAAATTGGAGTGATTGCCACCGGTGAGTATGAGCATGAGCGTTATATTATCGATGTTCTGGGTATAGAAAATTATATTACGCATACAATCATTACAGAAGAAAATACGATTGGTGAAACACAGTTGATTGAGATGTGTCGTTCATTAGACACACGCCCTCAAGATACATTATTTGTAACAGGTGATGAAATTGTGGATGCAGTCGGTACAGGAATACGACTGATAAATACTAAAGAAATGAAAACACATACAATGATAGAAATATTAAATATTTTAGACGAGGAGACGATTACATGA
- a CDS encoding GNAT family N-acetyltransferase: MEMVSIRKAAQDDIVQIKNVVTKAWHDTYKNIMTASTSVQFLEASFSTSRLEKRIKETLFLVAEVDGEIVGFANFIYGKALNLSAIYVLPEHQRHAIGRALLHNGLSYFDTYDAVFVEVALDNERATKFYYREGFELVREYEEDILGEKVLSGLLKKTL; encoded by the coding sequence ATGGAAATGGTAAGTATTCGTAAAGCAGCACAAGATGATATTGTTCAAATCAAAAATGTGGTCACAAAAGCATGGCACGATACATATAAGAATATAATGACAGCGAGCACAAGTGTTCAATTTTTAGAAGCATCGTTCAGCACTTCAAGACTAGAAAAGAGAATTAAAGAGACACTATTTTTAGTAGCGGAAGTAGATGGAGAAATCGTAGGATTCGCAAATTTCATCTACGGAAAAGCTCTGAATTTATCTGCTATCTATGTCTTGCCAGAGCATCAGCGTCATGCGATCGGTAGGGCACTCCTGCATAATGGTCTGTCTTATTTCGACACGTATGATGCAGTCTTTGTTGAGGTTGCACTGGACAATGAACGTGCAACGAAGTTTTATTATAGAGAAGGGTTCGAGCTTGTACGTGAGTATGAAGAAGACATTCTTGGTGAGAAAGTATTATCTGGTCTGCTTAAAAAGACATTATAG
- a CDS encoding DUF1934 domain-containing protein → MDIDIHVLQSIKTEEETEMFEVNTVGQLIDKQHSYITYTEKLDNIATSVRVKLEENRIRIRRIGELSMDFLFVPTETTQNIYHMANQKAVMDITTNQLVIKREGTSGHIYIQYSITTNNTVIGTYSYELTYKERA, encoded by the coding sequence ATGGACATTGATATTCATGTATTACAAAGTATTAAGACTGAAGAAGAGACTGAAATGTTTGAAGTTAACACAGTTGGACAACTGATCGACAAGCAGCATTCATATATTACGTATACAGAGAAGCTTGATAATATTGCAACAAGCGTTCGTGTAAAATTAGAGGAGAATCGTATCCGGATTCGGCGTATCGGCGAATTATCGATGGATTTCTTATTTGTACCTACAGAAACAACGCAGAATATTTATCATATGGCAAATCAGAAAGCTGTTATGGATATAACGACAAATCAGCTCGTTATAAAAAGAGAAGGCACATCTGGCCATATCTATATACAATATTCAATCACAACAAACAACACGGTCATAGGAACATATTCTTATGAACTGACATATAAGGAGAGAGCATGA
- a CDS encoding YwhD family protein codes for MADFQFNIIKNDPLDGHKGTNIGAISLDNVAPVFIDIKEQHAFIDIGAMHARSEVEKRVKWVSDKSETEGPDQQEYWLVWVTTERGERGPYYAGVTACYMAVNKVRKRGYKVMAEHVNMMDKSMKHHYILEHIDADSRRVLKEFLMQHDARMWELSDDALKTILAE; via the coding sequence ATGGCAGATTTTCAGTTTAACATTATAAAGAATGATCCATTAGATGGACATAAAGGCACTAATATCGGTGCAATAAGTCTTGATAACGTGGCACCTGTATTTATTGATATTAAAGAGCAGCATGCCTTTATAGATATCGGAGCGATGCATGCAAGAAGTGAAGTTGAAAAACGCGTGAAATGGGTCAGTGATAAATCTGAAACAGAAGGTCCAGATCAACAGGAATACTGGCTCGTATGGGTGACAACTGAACGTGGTGAACGAGGACCATATTATGCAGGCGTCACAGCATGCTATATGGCGGTGAACAAAGTGCGTAAGCGTGGCTATAAAGTGATGGCAGAACATGTGAATATGATGGATAAATCGATGAAACACCACTATATCCTCGAACATATTGATGCAGACAGTCGTCGTGTATTAAAAGAATTTTTAATGCAACATGATGCACGTATGTGGGAATTGTCTGATGATGCATTAAAAACGATACTTGCAGAGTAA
- a CDS encoding alpha/beta hydrolase codes for MELALTNNDVAIHYTIRGKGYPLVMIHGQFMNTSMFDAFNDAFKDFQLIKIDLRGHGLSDKLTSITMDGYIEDVLTVLDKLFIKNAHFMGFGLGGMVAGSIAAKYPEYVNHLVVMSIGQQSYYEAEQKFHSKYASILRTLSRSKRNEVLMDYMYHDVKAIKKYYKKMIETSNGLTDKEEDAVILSTIDFNVEDFKSITAPTLILNGKYDELIPQDEAETIHQYISGSKLIIFEKSGHAMLFEEKEHFEKEALDFLKQE; via the coding sequence ATGGAGCTTGCATTAACAAATAACGATGTTGCAATACACTATACAATTAGAGGGAAAGGTTATCCGCTTGTCATGATTCATGGCCAATTTATGAATACGTCAATGTTTGACGCATTTAACGATGCCTTTAAAGATTTTCAATTAATAAAGATCGACCTAAGAGGGCATGGCCTGTCTGATAAACTCACGTCGATAACAATGGATGGTTATATTGAGGATGTGCTAACAGTTCTGGATAAATTGTTTATTAAAAATGCACATTTCATGGGCTTTGGCCTCGGTGGAATGGTTGCAGGTAGTATCGCTGCAAAGTATCCAGAGTACGTGAATCACCTTGTAGTTATGAGTATCGGTCAACAGAGTTATTACGAAGCAGAACAGAAATTTCATTCCAAGTATGCAAGTATACTAAGAACATTATCACGCTCTAAGCGTAACGAAGTGTTGATGGATTATATGTATCATGATGTTAAGGCTATTAAGAAATATTATAAGAAAATGATTGAAACATCTAATGGACTGACAGACAAGGAAGAAGATGCAGTAATATTATCTACAATTGATTTTAATGTAGAAGACTTTAAGTCCATTACAGCACCGACGCTGATTTTAAATGGGAAGTATGATGAACTTATTCCTCAAGATGAAGCTGAAACGATACATCAATATATCTCGGGTAGCAAACTTATTATATTTGAAAAGAGTGGGCATGCGATGCTGTTTGAAGAAAAAGAACACTTTGAAAAAGAAGCTTTGGATTTCTTGAAACAAGAATAA